A region of Microbacterium suwonense DNA encodes the following proteins:
- a CDS encoding DUF4387 domain-containing protein, producing the protein MSETMPTLADVCDEVRSKNAGPFWITLDLFVKDDAAYEIVADESFLDEQRVGEIYRVDPATIRMFRLPELKVLKISFPRPVSQGSLHDRDIHAGQHHVPLSVLPVPLP; encoded by the coding sequence ATGTCTGAGACCATGCCCACGCTGGCCGACGTCTGCGACGAGGTCCGATCGAAGAATGCCGGCCCGTTCTGGATCACCCTCGACCTGTTCGTGAAGGATGACGCGGCGTACGAGATCGTCGCCGATGAGTCCTTCCTCGATGAGCAGCGGGTCGGTGAGATCTACCGCGTCGATCCCGCGACGATCAGGATGTTCCGACTACCCGAGCTGAAGGTGCTGAAGATCTCGTTCCCGCGACCGGTGTCGCAGGGGTCACTGCACGACCGCGACATCCACGCTGGGCAGCATCACGTACCTTTGTCAGTGTTGCCTGTTCCCCTTCCATGA
- a CDS encoding DnaB-like helicase N-terminal domain-containing protein, translating to MSIADISDERLGGARGPERTPPHDLLAEQSALGGMLLSKDAVADVIESLKGADFYVPKHELIFEAILSLYSHGEPTDVVAVTDELIKTGELGRAGGADYLHTLTSIVPTAANAGYYAGIVSERAILRRLVDAGTRIVQLGYAGEGDATDIVNNAQAEIYSVTGSETAEDYVPLTIAVDAAVEEIEAANGRDGTMTGIPTGFRELDELTNGLHGGQMIVVAARPAMGKALALDTPLPTPTGWVTMGDVKVGDELYDADGRPTRVVAATEIMEGRPCYEVEFSDGSTIVADAQHQWVTETRAARRGSAGAEVITTEQMLATLTVGADERANHSIRTADVLKAPDADLPIPPYALGAWLGDGHSASARLTSETDEIPAFIEREGVRVERRGNMLYALKVAERTLLVRNCEVCGTEFTARHPHVRTCGRTCGPKNKGRHPERLTCVDCGSPYSGEAQRCARCHRDHGSFAALLRKAGVLGDKHVPAQYLRASVAQRRDLLAGLMDTDGTVVRGWAHASSP from the coding sequence TTGTCGATCGCTGATATCTCTGACGAGCGTCTGGGTGGGGCACGCGGTCCTGAGCGGACCCCGCCGCACGATCTGCTCGCCGAGCAGAGTGCGCTGGGCGGCATGCTGCTGTCGAAGGACGCGGTCGCCGATGTGATCGAGTCGCTCAAGGGCGCCGACTTCTACGTCCCCAAGCACGAGCTCATCTTCGAGGCGATCCTCTCGCTGTACTCGCACGGCGAGCCCACCGACGTGGTCGCCGTCACCGATGAGCTCATCAAGACCGGTGAGCTGGGCCGTGCCGGCGGCGCAGATTACCTGCACACCCTGACCTCGATCGTTCCGACGGCCGCGAACGCGGGCTACTACGCCGGGATCGTGTCGGAGCGCGCGATCCTGCGCCGTCTCGTCGACGCCGGCACTCGGATCGTGCAGCTCGGCTACGCCGGCGAGGGCGACGCCACCGACATCGTCAACAACGCTCAGGCTGAGATCTACTCGGTCACCGGCTCCGAGACCGCCGAGGACTACGTTCCGCTGACGATCGCCGTCGACGCCGCCGTCGAGGAGATCGAGGCGGCCAATGGCCGCGACGGCACGATGACCGGCATCCCCACCGGCTTCCGCGAGCTCGACGAGCTGACGAACGGCCTGCACGGCGGCCAGATGATCGTCGTCGCCGCCAGGCCTGCTATGGGCAAGGCGCTCGCGCTGGACACCCCGTTGCCCACACCCACCGGCTGGGTGACGATGGGCGACGTGAAGGTCGGCGACGAGCTCTACGACGCCGACGGACGTCCCACTCGCGTCGTCGCTGCGACCGAGATCATGGAGGGGCGCCCCTGCTATGAGGTCGAGTTCTCGGACGGGTCCACGATCGTCGCGGATGCGCAGCACCAGTGGGTGACCGAGACCCGCGCGGCGCGGCGCGGTTCCGCGGGTGCGGAGGTCATCACGACCGAGCAGATGCTCGCGACTCTCACAGTCGGCGCGGATGAGCGCGCCAACCACTCGATCCGCACAGCGGATGTGCTGAAGGCTCCGGATGCCGACCTGCCGATCCCGCCGTACGCTCTTGGCGCCTGGCTCGGAGACGGGCACAGTGCCAGCGCGCGGCTGACGAGCGAGACCGACGAGATCCCCGCCTTCATCGAACGCGAAGGCGTGCGTGTGGAGCGCCGCGGCAACATGCTGTACGCGCTGAAGGTGGCCGAGCGGACACTGCTCGTCCGCAACTGCGAGGTCTGCGGCACGGAGTTCACGGCGCGCCATCCGCACGTCCGCACCTGTGGGCGCACCTGCGGGCCGAAGAACAAGGGTAGGCACCCCGAACGGCTCACCTGTGTGGACTGCGGCTCACCCTACTCGGGCGAGGCTCAGCGCTGCGCGCGCTGCCACCGCGATCACGGCTCCTTCGCGGCGCTGCTGCGCAAGGCGGGCGTGCTCGGCGACAAGCATGTTCCTGCGCAGTACCTTCGGGCATCGGTGGCGCAGCGCCGCGATCTGCTCGCCGGGCTCATGGACACCGACGGCACCGTCGTGCGGGGGTGGGCTCATGCCAGTTCGCCGTGA
- a CDS encoding acyclic terpene utilization AtuA family protein — protein MSTTTTDSVKVFVPIGMLGGGFPEAIVEQGMALTPDVIAVDGGSTDSGPYYLGAATGKSPDGSIARDLRLLLRAASEAGIPLIVGSCGTSGTDAGVDWVAGIAEQVMAEEGIDLRIARIYSEQRADDLKEHLSSGRIHPLAPMGELQPETLDDCTHIVGLMGHEPIVEALQAGAQVVLAGRATDTAVAAAVPLMWGMPAGPSWHAGKIVECGAQATTNPRTAGIFATIDHEGFTIEPVDPDTACTPTSVAAHMVYENVDPFLLTEPDGVLDVRNAVYRSLDGRRVRVEGSEFHHAAQHTVKLEGARIAGYQTVSFVGVREPLVLADPEAWAEVLREYLFLRTEQALGLARDDFSFDLRLYGHNAILGELDPVSTASAPPRELGVMLIVNACDQQTATAIAKVMNPYLLHMPTREMDYLPSFAFATSPAEMERGAAYEFVLNHVVDSPTPTALFRIEIGVPAHV, from the coding sequence GTGTCGACAACCACAACGGATTCCGTGAAGGTGTTCGTGCCGATCGGGATGCTGGGCGGCGGGTTCCCCGAAGCGATCGTGGAGCAGGGCATGGCGCTCACTCCCGACGTCATCGCGGTCGATGGCGGCTCCACAGATTCCGGCCCCTATTACCTGGGTGCCGCTACGGGGAAGTCGCCGGACGGATCCATCGCCCGTGACCTTCGGCTGCTGCTTCGTGCCGCATCCGAAGCCGGCATCCCGCTCATCGTCGGATCCTGCGGCACCAGCGGCACCGATGCCGGAGTCGACTGGGTGGCCGGCATCGCTGAACAGGTCATGGCCGAGGAGGGCATCGACCTGCGCATCGCGCGCATCTACAGCGAGCAGCGCGCCGATGATCTCAAGGAGCACCTGTCCTCGGGGCGCATCCACCCACTGGCCCCGATGGGAGAGCTGCAGCCCGAGACGCTGGACGACTGCACCCACATCGTCGGTCTGATGGGCCACGAGCCGATCGTCGAAGCGCTGCAGGCGGGAGCGCAGGTCGTGCTCGCCGGACGCGCCACCGACACTGCCGTCGCCGCTGCCGTCCCCCTCATGTGGGGGATGCCGGCGGGCCCTTCCTGGCATGCCGGGAAGATCGTGGAGTGCGGTGCCCAGGCGACCACCAACCCCCGCACCGCGGGTATCTTCGCCACGATCGATCACGAAGGGTTCACGATCGAGCCCGTCGACCCCGACACTGCCTGCACGCCCACGTCGGTGGCCGCGCACATGGTCTACGAGAATGTCGATCCCTTCCTGCTCACAGAGCCCGACGGCGTGCTCGACGTCCGCAACGCCGTGTACCGGTCATTGGACGGTCGACGCGTCCGCGTCGAGGGATCCGAGTTCCATCACGCGGCGCAGCACACCGTGAAGCTCGAAGGAGCGCGGATCGCCGGCTACCAGACCGTGTCGTTCGTCGGTGTTCGCGAGCCGCTGGTGCTGGCCGACCCGGAGGCATGGGCCGAGGTGCTGCGCGAGTACCTGTTCCTGCGCACCGAGCAGGCACTTGGACTCGCCCGCGATGACTTCTCCTTCGACCTGCGGCTGTACGGGCACAACGCGATCCTCGGAGAACTCGATCCGGTTTCCACTGCATCCGCCCCTCCGCGAGAGCTCGGCGTCATGCTCATCGTCAATGCCTGTGACCAGCAGACCGCCACCGCGATTGCGAAGGTCATGAACCCGTACCTGCTGCATATGCCCACGCGCGAGATGGACTATCTGCCGAGCTTCGCCTTCGCCACGTCTCCGGCCGAGATGGAGCGCGGCGCCGCCTACGAGTTTGTCCTCAACCATGTCGTCGACAGTCCTACGCCGACCGCGCTGTTCCGCATCGAGATCGGAGTCCCCGCTCATGTCTGA
- a CDS encoding PHB depolymerase family esterase, which yields MTLSRIDDFPPQHPAWELLTGATPFQASSIDQRFSFTTYIPSAYRHSAAPLPLLVAVHGTGRRPEAVRDRFVRFAEEQGVVVLVPLFPIGIDEPDDVDNYKNLSYGGTRFDEVLLGMIADAAERWRIECERFLLAGFSGGGQFAHRFAYLHPERLRAVSIGAPGRVTLPDAEPWPHGIGDVHDVFGRDADLDALTRIPHQIIVGGEDDARETLAIVASDAREARAGVTRVERAHTLARELTSHGVPVEMVVVPGVAHDADAMSAPVIDFLSRALAQPIAI from the coding sequence ATGACGCTCAGCAGAATCGACGACTTCCCGCCGCAGCATCCGGCCTGGGAGCTGTTGACCGGGGCGACACCGTTTCAGGCGAGCAGCATCGACCAGAGGTTCTCATTCACCACCTACATCCCGTCCGCCTACCGCCATTCGGCGGCGCCGCTGCCACTTCTCGTCGCCGTGCACGGCACGGGCCGGCGCCCGGAGGCGGTCCGCGATCGATTCGTCCGGTTCGCCGAGGAGCAGGGGGTCGTCGTCTTGGTGCCCCTGTTCCCGATCGGCATCGACGAGCCCGACGACGTCGACAACTACAAGAACCTCAGCTACGGCGGTACGCGCTTCGACGAGGTGCTGCTGGGCATGATCGCCGACGCGGCAGAGCGCTGGCGGATCGAGTGCGAGCGTTTCCTGCTGGCGGGATTCTCGGGCGGCGGCCAGTTCGCGCACCGTTTCGCGTACCTGCATCCGGAACGCCTGCGAGCTGTCTCGATCGGGGCGCCGGGGCGGGTCACGCTGCCGGATGCCGAGCCGTGGCCGCACGGAATCGGGGACGTGCACGACGTGTTCGGCAGGGATGCCGATCTCGACGCCCTGACCCGGATCCCGCACCAGATCATCGTCGGCGGCGAGGATGATGCGCGTGAGACGCTCGCCATCGTCGCATCCGACGCTCGCGAGGCTCGGGCAGGAGTCACGCGCGTCGAGCGGGCGCACACGCTTGCCCGAGAACTCACCTCCCACGGCGTGCCCGTCGAGATGGTCGTCGTTCCCGGCGTCGCACACGACGCGGATGCCATGAGCGCGCCGGTGATTGATTTCCTGAGCCGCGCACTGGCTCAGCCCATCGCCATCTGA